DNA sequence from the Burkholderia pyrrocinia genome:
CGCGCTGCTCGTGAAGGCGACCGGCGCGACGCCGTCGAAGAAGTTCGCGGCCGCGCCGGTGCCGCCGCGCTGCTCCTCGTACGACGCCGCCGCGCCGAAATACGCGCTGTCGTACTTGAGCATCGCCGACCAGTTGCGGCACTCGACCGCGTGGCCCGGCACCTGCCCCGCGCACGTGCCCTGCCCCGGCGAGTTGCCGGTGCCCGCGCCGTCGCGGCCGAACGAATAGGCGGCGCCGAACGTCACGCCGCGATACGTGCCGAGGTAAGTCACCGCGTTGTCGGCGCGGCCGTTCGGCACGTACGCGTCGAACGAGCCGAGCCCGTAGATATCGGGGCCGATGATGTCCGCGCCCTGCAACGCGAGGTAGGTCATCGTGTACTGGCGGCCGAACGCGAGCGTGCCGAAGCCGCCCTTCAGCCCGACGAATGCCTGCCGGCCGAACAGCCGACCGCCCTGGCCGAGATCGCCGCCGCGCACGTTGAAGCCGCTTTCGAGCACGAACACGGCCTGGTAGCCGCCGCCGAGATCCTCGCTGCCGCGCAGGCCCCAGCGCGACGGCATCTCGCCGGTCACGCCCGGCATCCGTACCACGTGATCGCCGGCCGCATTCGCGTGCGACACGTATTCGACGCCGGTGTCGATGATCCCGTACAGCGTCACGCTCGATTGCGCGTGCGCGCTCGTCGCGGCCAGCGCGCAAGCGCCGGCTGCCAGCAAGGCTTTGGTGTGCTTCATGGTTGGTGTCTCCAGACCTGCGTCGATATCGCGCTCTGCCGGCGCTCGTGGGTGAAAGTAAACAAACTCAGTCGTGTGCCTGCGGCCTGCGGATCAGCACCAGCGCCGCGACGGCGGCGACCAGCGTGACGGGAATGCTCGCGCCGATCACGACCGACGCGCTGCGGCCCATCGCGAGCAGCTGGGCAGCCGCGAGCGGGCCGACCACCGAGCCGAGCCGGCCCACCGCGACCGCGGAGCCGACGCCGGTGCCGCGCATCGCGGTCGGGTAGTACATCGCGGCCAGCGCATACAGCACCGACTGGCCGCCGACGACGAACATCCCGGCCGCGAACGCCGCGGCGGACAGCCATACGATCCCGGGCGCGATCGCGAGCGCGGCGAGCGACAGCACGATCCCCGCATACATGCCGCCGACGACCCGCGACGGCCGCATCCGGTCCATCGACATGCCGATGCCGAGCACGCCGAGGCCGCTGCCGATGTTGAAGAAGATCTGCACGATCCCGGCCTGGCTGCGCGCGAGCCCCTTGGCCGCCATCAGCGACGGCAGCCAGTTCAGCAGGAAATACAGCACGATCAGCGTGCAGAAATAGCTGAGCCAGAGCGCGAGCGTGGTGCCCGTGCGTGCGCCGCCGAACAGCGTGTGCGCAACGCTCGGGCGCGCGGCGCCCGATGCGCTGACGTCGAGGAACGCACGCGATTCCGGCAGCAGCGCGAGCAGCAGCGGGGCGAGCAGCAGCGGCCCGACGCCGCCGACGTAGAAGATGTGCCGCCATTCGGTGTCGCCGGCCAGCAGCACGCCGATCAACGACGCGATCACGCCGCCGAACGGAATGCCGCAGTACATCACGGCGACCGCGCTGCTGCGCGAGCGCGCGTCGGCCGCTTCGGACGACAGCGCGATCAGGTTCGGCATCGCGCCGCCGAGGCCGAGGCCGGTCAGCGCGCGCACGACGACCAGCATCGCGAAGCTCGACACGTGCGCGGTCGCGATCGACAGCAGCCCGAACAGGCAGACCGATGCGATCAGCACGTGCTTGCGGCCGATCCGGTCGGCGAGCCACCCGCCGAGCATCGCGCCCGGCAGCAGGCCGAACGTGCCTGCGCTGAACGCGAGCCCCATCTGCGAAACCGTGAGCCCGAACTCGTGAGCCATGCGCGGCGCGGCGACGCCGACCGACTGCAGGTCGAGCCCCTCGAGCAGCGCGATCGCGAAACACAGACCGAGCGTCGTCGCGACGGCCGGCCTCTCGGCAACGGAAGTGTCCATGTCGTCTCCAAACCTTGTACTGCGCGTCATGCCGAAACGCATGCGCGGTGTCTTTGTCGTGATCGGACCATGCATCAGACATTATCAGGTAGCCTGATTCATTGTCCGAAATAAAATCCGCGCGACCAGCCGGTCGTGCGGACCGTCATCCCATCGAAGGACGGAATGATTTAATAACAGGTAACCTGATATTTCAAGTGTGTGATGCGCCGGTGTTAACCCGCAACGTGCGCGGAAGCCGGCCAGGCAAGGCCGTGCGGAACGACGAAAGAAACGAAAGCGCGGCTCAGTCGCGCAGGTTGCGCACGAACAGCTCGAGCGTGCGCTGGACCTGCGCGGCGTCGGCGGCGGTCAGGTCGTCGCCGAGCATCCGGCGCTCGAGCGGCCGCAGCACCCGTTCGCATTCGCGCAGGATCGCCGAGCCTTCGTCGGTCAGGCGCAGCAGGATCACGCGGCCATGATTCGGATCGGCCTCGCGCGTGACGAAGCCGCGGGCCGCCATCGCGACCATCACCTCGTTCGCGGATTGCGGCGTGATGAACGAGCGCACCGCGAGCTGCGCATTGGACAGCGCGCCGCGCGCCTCGAGTACCGACAGCGCCGTGTATTGCGCGAGCGTCACGCCGAGCGGTGCAAGCGCATCGCTCATCTGGCGGCGCAGCAGCCGATCGAGATTGCCGATCAGGTAGGTCAGCCGCTGCTGGGCACGCATGGGCGGTTTGGCCTCGGTGGCACGGGCAGCGCGTTTCGCGCCGGCCGGTTTGACGGGTGTCGAACTCATGAAGGTGTCGGGAGGAAGATCGCGGGCCATCTTACCTCACGCGGCCCGCATGGCGGGCACGCTCGCATCGCCCGCATCGCGGCGATCGGCGCACTGTACGCAACACAGACCCGATTCGGCGGTTTCGATCGTGGTTTACCCGCTGATCGACCAGGAAAGCGCCGCCGCGCTGCCGTGCCGACCGCGTGCCGCACCGCCGCCGCATGGCGGTGCGGCACGACGCTCGACCTCAGCGCGCCGCGCCTGCAACGATCACGCCCGCATCGGCCGCGTCGTGCGCATACATCGCTTCGATCAGCGCCGCGCGCTGCGTCAGCACCGCACGCTGGTTGATCGAACCCTTGTCGGTGATTTCGCCGAGATCGAGCGACGGCGGCGTGTCGAGCAGGCACAGCCGCGTGATGAACGTCGCGCTGCCGGTCGCGTCGCGGTTCAACCGCTGCAGCAGGTCCGCAAAGAACGCGCGCACGGCCGGCGCCTGCAGCACGGCGCGCACGTCGGCGTCCGGCCCCGCGCCGGCGAGGCGGCGGCAATCGTCGATGCGCGGAAAGATCATCGCGCCGACGTCGTCGCGGTTCATTCCGGTCACGACCGCGTCCTGCACATACGGCGCGCCGTTCGACACGATCCGCGCGCGCATCGGCCCGACGCTCACGAAGGTCCCCGTCGACAGCTTGAAATCCTCGGCAATGCGGCCGTCGAACATCAGCCCGATCTCCGGACGCTGCGGGTCGACGAAGCGCACCGCATCGCCGCTGCGGTAATAACCTTCGTCGTCGAACACCTCGCGCGCGTCGTCGCTGCCTGCGCGCCAGTAGCCGGCCATCACGTTCGGCCCGCGAAAGCGCGCCTCGAGCTTGCCGTCGACCGGCACCAGCTTCGCGTCGCAGCCGGGCGCGGGCAGGCCGATGTAGCCGGCGCCCGACATCGGCCCGGTGGTGAACATGCACGACGGCGCGGCCTCGGTCATCCCGAGGCCGGCCATGATCCGGATCCGCTCGCCGCAGTGCGCGAGCGTCACGCGCTCGAGCCGGTCCCACGCGGCCTGCGACAGCCCCGCGCCCGCGAAGAAATACATCTTCACGCGCGAGAAGAAGGTCGCGCGCAGCGCCGCGTCCGTTTCGAGCGCGACAGTCAGTTCCTCCCAGCCCTTCGGCACGTTGAAGTACACCGTCGGCGCGATCTCGCGCAGGTTGCGCAGCGTCTCGTCGAACTTGCCGGCGACCGGCTTGCCGTCGTCGATATACAGCGTGCCGCCGTTGTACAGCGCAATCCCCACGTTGTGGCTGCCGCCGAACGTGTGGTTCCACGGCAGCCAGTCGACCAGCACCGGCGGCTCGATGCCGAATTGCGGAAACGTTTCGAGCAGCATCTGCTGGTTGCTGCACAGCATCCGGTGCGTGGTCGGCACCGCCTTCGGCAGCCGCGTCGAACCGGACGTGAAGAGGAATTTCGCGATCGTATCGCCGGTGATCGCATCGTGTGCAGCATCGACGCTGCCCGGCACGGTGTCGAGCAGCGACGCGAGGCGCGTGACGCCTCGCATCCCGTCCGCCGCCGACACGACCACGCGCTCGACGTCGGGCGGCACCGTCGCATCGAGCGCGGCGCGGAATGCATCGCCGTCGGCGGCAAACACCAGCCCCGGCGTCAGCAGCGCCAGCGCATGGCGGAGCTTGCCGTAGTCGCTCGACACGAGCGAATACGCGGGCGACAGCGGCGCATACGGAATGCCGGCCCACAGCGCGCCGAACGCGACCTGCAGGTGTTCGAGATCGTTGCCGGACAGGATCGCGACCGGCCGCTCGGCCGACAGCCCGCGATCGAGCAGCGCCTGGCCGATCGCGCGTGCGCGTTCGAGCATCTGCGCATAGCTGATGCCGATCCACGCGCCGTCAGGGCCGCGCCGCGCGACGAGCCAGCGGTCCGGGTGCGCCTGCGCACCGCTGACGAGCCGGTCGGTCAGCCGGCGCGGATACGCGCCGAGCGCGGTCGATGCACGCAGGGTCCAGCAGCCGTCGCGTTGCGCGATGTCGGGCGGTGCCGCGCCGATCGCGACGGGGCGGTAGCCGGCGGGGGCGGGCTGCGCGGCGGCGATGCCGTGCAGTTGGGTCGGATCCGCATCCAAGGTCTGTCTCCAGTCGGTTCCGCCGGCGCGCTCGCAGCGCGCGGCGGGAACTTCATTGTGTCGTTGTCGTTGCCGCTGCGCGGCGGCCCGCTCAGATCGGGTAGTGGCGCGGCGCGGTCTGCACGGTGATCCAGCGCAGGTCGGTGAATTCGGCGATCGACGCCTTGCTGCCGAACCGGCCGTAGCCGCTCGCCTTCACGCCGCCGAACGGCATCTGCGCCTCGTCGTGCACGGTCGGGCCGTTGATGTGGCAGATGCCCGACTCGATCCGTTTCGCGACCTGCATCGCGCGTGCGATGTCGCGGCTGAACACCGCGGCCGACAGCCCGTATTCGCTGTCGTTCGCGGCCGCCAGCGCCGCTTCGTCGCCGTCGACGCGCTGCACGGTCACGACCGGCCCGAACGATTCGTCCGCATAGAGCTTCATGTCGCGCGTGACGCCGTCGACGATCGTCGGCTGCATCACCGCGCCGTCGACTTCGCAGCCGAGCGGCAACGCCGCGCCGTGCGCGCGCGCGTCGGCGACCAGCGCCGCGATGCGCTGCGCGGCCGCCGCGCTTTCCAGCGTGCCGAGCACGACGCCCGGTGCGGCCGGATTGCCCGCCTTCAGCGTACGCGCCTTCGCGACGAGCCGCTCGACGAACGCATCGGCGACGCTCCGGTCGACGATCACGCGCTCGGTCGACATGCAGATCTGGCCCTGGTTGAAGAACGCGCCGAACGCGACCGCATCGACCGCCGTATCGAGATCCGCGTCGTCGAGCACGAGCACCGGCGCCTTGCCGCCGAGTTCGAGCAGCGCCGGCTTCAGGTGCTGCGCGGCGAGCGTCGCGACGATCCGGCCGACGCGCGTCGACCCGGTGAAGTTGACGCGCCGCACCGCCGGGTTCGCGATCAGCCGTTCGACGATCGCCGGTGCGTCCTGCGGCGCATGCGTGATCACGTTGACGACGCCGTCGCCGAGCCCCGCGTCATGCAGCACGCTGCCGATCAGCCGGTGCACGCCCGGGCAGCCTTCGGATGCCTTCAGCACGACCGTGTTGCCGCACGCGAGCGGCATCGCGAGCGCGCGCGTCGCGAGGATCACCGGCGCGTTCCACGGCGCGATGCCGAGCACGACGCCGCACGGCTGGCGCACGGCCATCGCGAGATTGCCCGGCACGTCGGACGGGATCACCGCGCCGTCGATCTGCGTCGTCATCGCGGCGGCCTCGCGCAGCATGTTCGCCGCGAGCATCACGTTGAAGCCGTACCAGTTCGCCATCGCGCCGGTTTCGGCACGGCCGATCTCGATGAATTCGCCGGCGCGCGCGTCCATCCGGTCGGCCGCCGCGAGCAGCCGCCGGCGGCGCTCGGTCGGCGCGAGCGCCGCCCACGCGGGGAACGCGCGCGCGGCCGCCGCGACCGCGGCGTCCGCATCGGCGAGCGTCGCCGCGGCGGCGCGCGACGCCACCTGTCCCGTTGCCGGATCGATCCGGTCGAACGTGCCGCCGTCCGACGCGCCGCGCGACACGCCGTCGATCAACAAACTCACTTCGTGCATTTCGCTGTCTCCGCTCAGTCCGGTTGCATGCCGCGTCGCGCGTCAGCGCTTGTACGCCTGCAGGCCCGGCTTGATGCTCTTGTCGTCGAGGAACTGCTTGAGGCCCTGCTCGCGGCCGCCTTCCGGATCGCGATAGTTCGCCTGGTCGAGCTTCGCGTACAGGTAGTCCTCGTTCTGCTCCCACGTCAGTTCGCGGCAGCGCTTGAAGCCGTGCTTCGCATTGCGGATCACGACCGGATTCTTGTCCAGCAGCTTCGCGGCGAGCGCAAGCACTTCGTCGCGCAGTTGCGCACGCGGCACGCTCTTGTTGACGAGCCCCATCTTCGCGGCCTGCGGCCCGGTGAAGGTATCGCCGGTCATGATGTAGTACAGCGCCTCGCGATGCCCGACCGTGTCCGCCATCGCCTTGCTGACGAGGTTGCCCGGCGGGATGCCCCAGTTGATCTCCGACAGGCCGAACACGGCTTCGTCGGCCGCTATCGCGAGATCGCACGCGACGAGCGGCGAGAAGCCGCCGCCGAAGCACCAGCCGTTGACCATCGCGATCGTCGGCTTCGAATACATGCGCAGCAGTTGCCACTGCCAGCGGCTCGCGTCGCGGCGGATCTTTTCCTGCAGGATCTCCGGGCCCGCGTCCACTTCGCGGAAATACTCCTTCAGGTCCATCCCCGCCGTCCATGCATCGCCCTCGCCGGTCAGCACGAGCACCTGCGCCTCGGCGTCGAGCTCGACCGTTTCCAGCACGTCGATCATCTCCGTGTTCAGCGTCGGGCTCATCGCGTTGCGCTTGTCCGGACGGTTCAGCGTGACCCACGCGATCCCGCCCTCGACCGCGACCTTCACCGTTTTCCAGCGACCTTCGTAACTCATCTTCGTTCTCCAATGACAGTGCCGCCCTACGCGACTCCACGCCAATTTACTATCAGGTAGCCTGATATGTAAAGTAGAATGGAAGCGGCTCGGGACAAACCCCTAAACGGGCACTAACGCGCGGTTTCGCGCCGCGCGGCGCCTGCGCTTCACGACATGAGGAGACACGCTTGGACATCCGCAACCTGATCGCCATCGACACGCACGTGCATGCCGAAGTGTCGTGCTGCCAGCCGCCCGACCTGTTCGCGAAGGCATTCGACGACGCGGCCGACAAGTACTTCGGCACGG
Encoded proteins:
- a CDS encoding porin, whose amino-acid sequence is MKHTKALLAAGACALAATSAHAQSSVTLYGIIDTGVEYVSHANAAGDHVVRMPGVTGEMPSRWGLRGSEDLGGGYQAVFVLESGFNVRGGDLGQGGRLFGRQAFVGLKGGFGTLAFGRQYTMTYLALQGADIIGPDIYGLGSFDAYVPNGRADNAVTYLGTYRGVTFGAAYSFGRDGAGTGNSPGQGTCAGQVPGHAVECRNWSAMLKYDSAYFGAAASYEEQRGGTGAAANFFDGVAPVAFTSSAGKDARVHVSAYAQAAGARIGAGWIGRRVSTGSPAAPGAHSDLFFVGASYAVKPDFIVDGEGYRIVNSAHDTRATMATLRATYLLTKRTSVYAQSSYLWNSAHARYAVSGGGPGTTPGAGMGQLGAMVGVKHMF
- the mhpT gene encoding 3-(3-hydroxy-phenyl)propionate transporter MhpT, producing MDTSVAERPAVATTLGLCFAIALLEGLDLQSVGVAAPRMAHEFGLTVSQMGLAFSAGTFGLLPGAMLGGWLADRIGRKHVLIASVCLFGLLSIATAHVSSFAMLVVVRALTGLGLGGAMPNLIALSSEAADARSRSSAVAVMYCGIPFGGVIASLIGVLLAGDTEWRHIFYVGGVGPLLLAPLLLALLPESRAFLDVSASGAARPSVAHTLFGGARTGTTLALWLSYFCTLIVLYFLLNWLPSLMAAKGLARSQAGIVQIFFNIGSGLGVLGIGMSMDRMRPSRVVGGMYAGIVLSLAALAIAPGIVWLSAAAFAAGMFVVGGQSVLYALAAMYYPTAMRGTGVGSAVAVGRLGSVVGPLAAAQLLAMGRSASVVIGASIPVTLVAAVAALVLIRRPQAHD
- a CDS encoding MarR family winged helix-turn-helix transcriptional regulator; this encodes MSSTPVKPAGAKRAARATEAKPPMRAQQRLTYLIGNLDRLLRRQMSDALAPLGVTLAQYTALSVLEARGALSNAQLAVRSFITPQSANEVMVAMAARGFVTREADPNHGRVILLRLTDEGSAILRECERVLRPLERRMLGDDLTAADAAQVQRTLELFVRNLRD
- a CDS encoding feruloyl-CoA synthase, translating into MDADPTQLHGIAAAQPAPAGYRPVAIGAAPPDIAQRDGCWTLRASTALGAYPRRLTDRLVSGAQAHPDRWLVARRGPDGAWIGISYAQMLERARAIGQALLDRGLSAERPVAILSGNDLEHLQVAFGALWAGIPYAPLSPAYSLVSSDYGKLRHALALLTPGLVFAADGDAFRAALDATVPPDVERVVVSAADGMRGVTRLASLLDTVPGSVDAAHDAITGDTIAKFLFTSGSTRLPKAVPTTHRMLCSNQQMLLETFPQFGIEPPVLVDWLPWNHTFGGSHNVGIALYNGGTLYIDDGKPVAGKFDETLRNLREIAPTVYFNVPKGWEELTVALETDAALRATFFSRVKMYFFAGAGLSQAAWDRLERVTLAHCGERIRIMAGLGMTEAAPSCMFTTGPMSGAGYIGLPAPGCDAKLVPVDGKLEARFRGPNVMAGYWRAGSDDAREVFDDEGYYRSGDAVRFVDPQRPEIGLMFDGRIAEDFKLSTGTFVSVGPMRARIVSNGAPYVQDAVVTGMNRDDVGAMIFPRIDDCRRLAGAGPDADVRAVLQAPAVRAFFADLLQRLNRDATGSATFITRLCLLDTPPSLDLGEITDKGSINQRAVLTQRAALIEAMYAHDAADAGVIVAGAAR
- a CDS encoding aldehyde dehydrogenase, coding for MHEVSLLIDGVSRGASDGGTFDRIDPATGQVASRAAAATLADADAAVAAAARAFPAWAALAPTERRRRLLAAADRMDARAGEFIEIGRAETGAMANWYGFNVMLAANMLREAAAMTTQIDGAVIPSDVPGNLAMAVRQPCGVVLGIAPWNAPVILATRALAMPLACGNTVVLKASEGCPGVHRLIGSVLHDAGLGDGVVNVITHAPQDAPAIVERLIANPAVRRVNFTGSTRVGRIVATLAAQHLKPALLELGGKAPVLVLDDADLDTAVDAVAFGAFFNQGQICMSTERVIVDRSVADAFVERLVAKARTLKAGNPAAPGVVLGTLESAAAAQRIAALVADARAHGAALPLGCEVDGAVMQPTIVDGVTRDMKLYADESFGPVVTVQRVDGDEAALAAANDSEYGLSAAVFSRDIARAMQVAKRIESGICHINGPTVHDEAQMPFGGVKASGYGRFGSKASIAEFTDLRWITVQTAPRHYPI
- a CDS encoding p-hydroxycinnamoyl CoA hydratase/lyase; its protein translation is MSYEGRWKTVKVAVEGGIAWVTLNRPDKRNAMSPTLNTEMIDVLETVELDAEAQVLVLTGEGDAWTAGMDLKEYFREVDAGPEILQEKIRRDASRWQWQLLRMYSKPTIAMVNGWCFGGGFSPLVACDLAIAADEAVFGLSEINWGIPPGNLVSKAMADTVGHREALYYIMTGDTFTGPQAAKMGLVNKSVPRAQLRDEVLALAAKLLDKNPVVIRNAKHGFKRCRELTWEQNEDYLYAKLDQANYRDPEGGREQGLKQFLDDKSIKPGLQAYKR